The following DNA comes from Triticum aestivum cultivar Chinese Spring chromosome 3D, IWGSC CS RefSeq v2.1, whole genome shotgun sequence.
GCCCCTTCTCCTTCACACGCCGGGGCGGCGGCAAGAGCCGCTCCTCCCTGACGCGGCGCGGGAAAGGCGGTGAAAGAGGATCCTCCTTGACGCGGCGTCCTATTTGGAGCCGCGGTTGTGCAAGGGAGAGTGGGGAAGGGACGCGATATCCGACTTGATGCGGAGGAGCGTCTCCGATGGCGCTGCCGGGCCGTTGACGTGGAGGACGGAGCGGCGGAGCATGACCTCCATCTGCTGCTCGTACTCCTTGTCTGTGGCAGCGTAGACGGCGCCCTGCGTCGCCATCTGCTGCTGCGACGGCTGGTCCTCCTCGTCGCTGGAGGAGATAACTATCTCCTCTTCGCCGAGGAGCCGGCCGCCGATGAGGAAGACGACCTCGGAGTTGAGGGCAGCGTTGGCACGAACCTTCGGAGCCCGTTCCGGAGCCGCCTCCTACCGCTGCTGAGGCTCATGACTTGCCCATCACCGGAGTTGTGAAGGAAGAGCGGATGTGAGGATGAGGATGTGCGGAGCGATGCGGTGAGTGCGATGTGAACGATGCCGAAGCACGGCTTATATAGCCTCATCCAGGCCATGCGAACGGACGGTCAACCGCTTCAATGCGGCGTAGCGGCCGAATTTGATTCCTCGGGAAGGTGTGTCCGCATTGAAGCGGCGGCTCCCGAAAGATCGCGCCATCCTCCCATCCGGTCACATCACGCAACATCAATGTCAGCCGTTGTGTGCTCTGGCTGCCATTGATGCGGCGCGTGCATCAGACAGAAAACGCGGGAGAGACGGGTGAGGTTGTTTTATGGGCCAGGTTAGTCAGACGTGGACGTGGGAGTGGTCCGGACGTCCGCAAAGCCCCTCCCactttgtctccggtttgcgaAAAAAATACGTTCGAACCACCGAGCGGATTGATATAGGACTGCGTTGGATGACAAAACACGTCCGGACCGCACTAGGAATGCCTTTGCGTCGACCACCCCCTCTGTATTGCCCGTTTTCATCGATGATAGTGAAAACTGGGAGCGTGATGCTCCCCAATTCGAAAAAAAATGTTACCCCGATCCCACTTGCAATCATGCCGTGGGCAAAATAAGATGGAAAAAATGATGGCATAAACGGCATTGTACGCGGCTCACTCGATCCTGTCTCCGCGACATGCGTAGTAGAGTGGACATCATGCCAGattgccatgcatgcatgcatatgatCCACCGCTTACTTACGATCCAAGCCAAGCCCGGATCCGAGGAGAATGTTCCTAACGGCTAACGCTCTTCATCCATGGCGCGCACGTGCAAATGGCGGCAGCGCCACTTTCTCTGTCTCCACTCTGTCGGCAACAGGGTCAGCCTATAACCACATGAAACTCCAGATCCTATGCCAAGCTAGGCAACCCAGCGTGTACATAAGACACGGGACATAGCTCGCTCCCATCCATACACCCTGAACCTGTGGCACTCAGTGTAGCTCGCTCGCGAGCCAAGCAAGCGCCTCTCATATGCCGAGGCCGCGTCATTCcgagccgtggccgcagcacatcGTCAGACTTGCCAAGCGGCGGCGCACGCGTACACAGATGGCCGCGATCCCACCACGAACGTCGGTGCTGCTGCTGGCGCTGGCCGTCGCCGCTCTCGGCTGCCACGCCGTGGAGCCGCCGAAGCAAGAGCGGACGGCGCTGCAGTCCTTCCTCGCCGCCTTGCCGCACGAGCGCGATCTGGGCTGGAACTCGCCGTCCGCGCCCTCGGCGTGCCTCTGGCCCGGCGTCGCCTGCGACGCGAGCaacgccacggtcgtcgccgtccgCCTCCCCGGCGTCGGCCTCGCCGGTGCCCTCCCCGCCGGCACGCTCGGCGAGCTCCGGGGCCTCCGGAAGCTCTCCCTCCGCAACAACCGCCTCTTCGGCCCCATCCCCAAGGACTTCTTCGCGCTGCCCCTGCTCCGCTCGCTCTACCTCCAGGGGAACCGTCTCTCCGGCTCCATCCCGCCCGAGGTCGCCGGGCTCGCGGCGCTCTGGCACCTCGCGCTCTACGACAACCACCTGTCCGGTGAGATACCGGCCGCGCTCGACGGCCTGAGGGAGCTACGGTTGCTTAGGCTCGACGGCAACCGCCTCTCCGGTGGCCTTCAGAGCCTGAGCGGCCTCCAGCGGCTCAAGGTGTTTAATGTCTCGGACAACCAGCTCGCCGGCGCCGTCCCGCCCTCCCTCGCGAACTTCTCGCTAGAGTCATTCGCCGGCAACCTTCGGCTCTGCGGCGAGCCCCTCGACCGGCCATGCCCGTCCCCCGGCGGCGGAGTCGTCCCACCGGTgcaagagaagaagaggaagcggcTCTCCGGCACGGCGGTCGCGGCCATCGCCGTGGGCGCCGCGGCTGGCGCGCTGCTCGTTCTCATCCTGCTCGTGCTCTGCTTTGTCCGCCGCCGCCGGGACGACGCGGCAGCCAGCGGCGACGACAGGAACAAGGCGCCCACGCCGGCGACGCCGGCGAGAGGGCACACGCTGACGCCGTCGACGGTGTCAGGCGAGATGACCGACCTGACGTCTTCAAAGGAGATACcctcggcggcgggcggcggcgcggcggagatGATGAGGAGCCGGCTGGTGTTcat
Coding sequences within:
- the LOC123080052 gene encoding probable inactive receptor kinase At2g26730, whose translation is MPRPRHSEPWPQHIVRLAKRRRTRTQMAAIPPRTSVLLLALAVAALGCHAVEPPKQERTALQSFLAALPHERDLGWNSPSAPSACLWPGVACDASNATVVAVRLPGVGLAGALPAGTLGELRGLRKLSLRNNRLFGPIPKDFFALPLLRSLYLQGNRLSGSIPPEVAGLAALWHLALYDNHLSGEIPAALDGLRELRLLRLDGNRLSGGLQSLSGLQRLKVFNVSDNQLAGAVPPSLANFSLESFAGNLRLCGEPLDRPCPSPGGGVVPPVQEKKRKRLSGTAVAAIAVGAAAGALLVLILLVLCFVRRRRDDAAASGDDRNKAPTPATPARGHTLTPSTVSGEMTDLTSSKEIPSAAGGGAAEMMRSRLVFMGGGGYSFDLEDLLRASAEVLGNGVAGPTYRATLEDGTTVAVKRLKNVAAERQEFASAVETLGRVQHRNLLPVRGYYYSSDEKLLVADFLPDGSLSAALHGSGGSGRTRMDWNTRKRATLSAARGVAHLHAAHGLTHGNLKSSNLLLRHGDPEAAALSDYSLQHLFSPPPSSVQGSVGGYRAPELVDARRPTFKSDIYSLGVLFLEILTGRSPTAASTGVGDSGVSSDLPRWVQSVVREEWTAEVFDAELVSLDEGGAEEEMVALLQVAMACAATAPDARPDASEVVRMVEEIGVGHGRATTEDRAQGASEEEEQSWGTPTASATS